A genomic stretch from Spiroplasma endosymbiont of Clivina fossor includes:
- a CDS encoding ABC transporter permease yields MFVLLKNSFRSIKKRFLQYIGLLILLVLAISIFSAMFANNQQITSKYDLIYKNPLRPTHRISNPSELKLIDDSSSNTTIDLTEHTSIPFENNNAKLMLMLAKLENEGFNCQIENQNKQEPFIDPILCSIHLIIITQNKDSDKVPLRETSIRNWRILMATKSKNIKSSLFFKGRIQNNNAQEFDIVPSFDLENIGLINNNPVSIVKGRIPIRNDEIVISETYSYVHNIKINDSFIIKNNKFIVVGIGNSYTTKFIQKNSLIQTVVPEHLSPKDNGVIYTTLDLLFDDHFRNDTKSSFKNSNIYLTISGDEVQAQKDIYKKLKEKTLIEDVNKNFIKVISDELVSNLIIQSIVFIALTFISMSALVLIVSFFIRKEINDQRTQIGILKSFGYKGWQISFNFIGSIFIITSLAAILGFGISLLFQKQFSGAMLIYNFGIVTFYFDIKISLIFFIFLPLLFTFVCWGLTTFLLRMPVLQLIYASNSSKGYLAAHFFKSLVVKFPFSFRLSVAFFTKSFGKWLVSGSILLLASFILFLQYLTVDTMNHKIDSFNSEWKVAGSNSYNEQYRNITDYDQFNGNNRKQSATTAYFYNQQYEYIALQDIIGPQTSNVYNHNSKREFAYYLVDWQDEEIKPDTKKTTIYRVFNSIDNEKLKEIFGVVEKILNENPNISLIQIYNQLNSDKQNQLMKWFNRLKALQIKIPERYKFNISSDTIAIILKNRKLIIELSKKLPSEFNFKDIMSFLNIIEDFKNTNININIENIDLTLNYVEYDNTQDYLMNRYYFNIPTLNAIQKINSGFNAFVYGVNQKSFQDILNIKHSDQYIDQLYFNNPNDYDAKRRILPVLVSRSYAEYYQHQYQVGDIINNFNMFWIKDMNIKIVGIIDNATDGWSIVTNEKLIAKYFVYREAIKNGDDYAIIDVNKEGNDFQNNNFYNFIMGKNEVLQPLRSMGLYYERDSIPIVTIDSISINNNKNNLVRPPLIKDEPNIPKLGIKNTANFNNMLIIRLAKEGISNLLNIISSVLDTIRYVTLVVVIIVLILLVSMIIDDNIFIIATMKILGYHIKQIVSLVIGWYLIAVILFFADGVGLSFLTWYIVGANIFKLAGIMYPTHISLISLLLTIGIVLFILLITYFISIFIIQRKDVLILQKTS; encoded by the coding sequence ATGTTTGTTCTTTTAAAAAACTCTTTTCGTTCTATTAAGAAACGATTTTTACAATATATTGGTTTACTAATTTTGCTGGTGCTAGCAATTAGTATTTTTAGTGCCATGTTTGCTAACAATCAGCAAATTACATCAAAGTATGATTTAATCTATAAAAATCCTTTGCGACCAACACATCGTATTTCTAATCCCTCAGAATTAAAGTTAATTGATGATAGTAGTAGCAATACAACTATTGATTTAACAGAACATACTAGCATTCCTTTTGAAAATAATAATGCTAAATTAATGCTAATGTTAGCAAAACTTGAAAATGAAGGTTTTAATTGTCAAATTGAAAATCAAAACAAACAAGAACCTTTTATTGATCCAATACTTTGTTCAATCCATTTAATTATCATCACTCAAAATAAAGATAGTGATAAAGTTCCACTTCGTGAAACTAGCATTCGTAATTGGCGAATTTTAATGGCAACAAAATCTAAAAATATTAAAAGTTCATTATTTTTTAAAGGACGCATCCAAAATAATAATGCTCAGGAATTTGATATTGTTCCTAGTTTTGATTTAGAAAATATTGGATTAATTAATAATAATCCTGTTAGTATTGTTAAAGGGCGAATTCCGATAAGAAATGATGAAATTGTTATTAGTGAGACTTATAGTTATGTCCATAATATTAAAATTAATGATTCATTTATAATTAAAAATAATAAATTTATTGTTGTCGGTATCGGAAATAGTTATACAACAAAGTTTATTCAAAAAAATAGTTTAATTCAAACAGTAGTTCCCGAACATTTAAGTCCTAAAGATAATGGCGTAATTTATACTACCCTTGATCTTTTATTTGATGATCATTTTCGTAATGATACTAAAAGTAGTTTTAAAAATTCTAATATTTATTTAACAATTAGTGGTGATGAAGTTCAAGCTCAAAAAGATATTTACAAGAAATTAAAAGAAAAAACTTTAATTGAAGATGTTAATAAAAATTTTATTAAAGTTATAAGTGATGAATTAGTAAGTAATTTAATTATTCAAAGTATTGTTTTTATTGCTTTAACTTTTATTTCAATGTCAGCATTAGTTTTAATTGTATCTTTTTTTATTCGTAAAGAAATTAATGACCAACGCACTCAAATTGGAATTTTAAAATCATTTGGTTATAAAGGTTGACAAATTTCATTTAATTTTATTGGTTCAATTTTTATTATTACATCTTTGGCTGCTATTTTAGGATTTGGAATTTCATTGCTATTTCAAAAGCAATTTTCAGGAGCAATGTTAATTTATAATTTCGGCATTGTAACATTTTATTTTGATATTAAAATTTCATTAATTTTTTTCATCTTTTTACCATTATTATTTACTTTTGTTTGTTGAGGATTAACAACCTTTCTTTTGCGGATGCCCGTACTACAATTAATTTATGCTTCCAATAGTAGTAAAGGTTATTTAGCAGCACATTTTTTTAAATCATTAGTAGTTAAATTTCCGTTTTCATTTCGTCTTTCGGTAGCTTTTTTTACTAAATCATTTGGGAAATGATTAGTAAGTGGTAGTATTTTGCTATTAGCTTCGTTTATTTTATTTTTACAATATTTAACTGTGGATACAATGAATCATAAAATTGATAGTTTTAATTCCGAATGAAAAGTTGCTGGCAGTAACAGCTATAATGAACAATATCGTAATATTACTGATTATGATCAATTTAATGGTAATAATAGAAAACAATCGGCAACGACTGCTTATTTTTACAATCAACAATATGAATATATTGCTTTACAAGATATAATTGGTCCTCAGACATCTAATGTTTATAACCACAATTCTAAGAGAGAATTTGCATATTATCTCGTTGATTGACAAGATGAAGAAATAAAACCTGATACTAAAAAAACAACTATTTATCGTGTTTTTAACAGTATTGACAATGAGAAGTTAAAAGAAATTTTCGGTGTTGTTGAGAAAATTCTAAATGAAAATCCTAATATTAGTCTTATACAAATATACAATCAACTAAATTCTGATAAACAAAACCAACTTATGAAATGATTTAATCGTCTTAAAGCGTTACAAATAAAAATTCCCGAACGATATAAATTTAATATTAGTAGTGACACAATAGCTATTATTTTAAAAAATCGGAAATTAATTATTGAACTTAGTAAAAAATTGCCATCTGAATTTAATTTTAAAGACATTATGAGTTTTTTAAACATTATTGAAGATTTTAAAAATACTAATATTAATATTAATATTGAAAATATTGATTTAACTCTTAATTATGTAGAATATGATAATACACAAGATTATTTGATGAATCGTTATTATTTCAATATTCCCACATTAAACGCGATTCAAAAGATTAATTCAGGATTTAATGCCTTTGTTTATGGTGTAAATCAAAAATCTTTTCAAGACATATTAAATATTAAACATAGTGATCAATACATTGATCAACTTTACTTTAATAATCCTAATGATTATGATGCTAAGCGTCGCATATTACCAGTTCTTGTTTCTCGTAGTTATGCTGAATATTATCAGCATCAATATCAAGTGGGTGATATTATTAATAATTTTAATATGTTTTGAATTAAAGATATGAATATTAAAATTGTTGGTATTATTGATAATGCTACCGATGGATGAAGTATTGTCACTAATGAAAAACTAATTGCGAAATATTTTGTTTATCGTGAAGCTATTAAGAATGGTGATGATTATGCCATTATTGATGTTAATAAAGAAGGTAATGATTTTCAAAATAATAATTTTTATAACTTTATAATGGGGAAAAATGAAGTATTACAACCCTTACGATCAATGGGACTTTATTATGAAAGAGATAGTATTCCGATTGTTACAATTGATAGTATTAGTATTAACAACAATAAAAACAATTTAGTAAGACCACCATTAATAAAAGATGAACCTAACATTCCAAAATTAGGAATTAAGAATACTGCTAATTTTAATAACATGCTTATTATTCGTTTAGCAAAAGAGGGTATTAGCAATCTTTTAAATATCATTAGTAGTGTTCTAGATACAATTCGTTATGTAACCTTAGTAGTAGTAATTATTGTTTTAATTTTATTAGTTTCAATGATTATTGATGACAATATTTTTATTATTGCAACAATGAAAATTCTTGGTTATCATATTAAACAAATTGTTAGTTTAGTTATTGGTTGATATTTAATTGCTGTTATTCTTTTCTTTGCTGATGGTGTTGGACTTTCATTTTTAACTTGATATATTGTAGGTGCTAATATATTTAAACTCGCAGGAATTATGTATCCAACTCATATTTCATTAATTTCTTTATTATTAACAATTGGCATTGTTTTATTTATTCTTCTCATAACATACTTTATTTCAATTTTTATTATTCAAAGAAAGGATGTTCTCATCTTACAAAAAACATCATAG
- a CDS encoding IS1/IS1595 family N-terminal zinc-binding domain-containing protein, with protein sequence MEKIIQELVNTLTDDQFLEFYEKVKQQAELIKKQKRLNEIDQKFRAQGIKCPKCESYHCVKNGHNSEGKQKYLCKNCRASFDAFRNHFIYWSHLNYEQWNLLIQISLLGQSSKTISRFIKTTLKKTSLSKILCLDNSFWILLKRRRTENDKKNKKRTWRNW encoded by the coding sequence ATGGAAAAAATAATTCAAGAACTAGTAAATACTTTAACAGATGATCAATTTTTAGAATTTTATGAAAAAGTCAAACAACAAGCAGAATTAATAAAAAAACAAAAACGGTTAAATGAAATTGATCAAAAATTTAGAGCGCAAGGTATTAAATGCCCTAAATGTGAATCTTACCATTGCGTTAAAAATGGACATAATTCAGAAGGAAAACAAAAATATTTATGTAAAAATTGCCGTGCAAGTTTTGACGCTTTTCGTAATCATTTTATTTATTGAAGTCATTTAAATTATGAACAATGAAATTTATTGATTCAAATTTCATTGCTGGGGCAATCTAGTAAAACAATTTCTCGTTTTATTAAAACTACATTAAAAAAAACGAGCCTGTCCAAAATTCTGTGTCTCGATAATTCATTCTGAATTCTACTTAAAAGAAGGAGAACAGAAAATGACAAAAAAAATAAAAAAAGAACCTGACGCAATTGATAA
- a CDS encoding HAD family hydrolase encodes MKNIKLEKINGVIMKIKLVALDLDKTLLKNHFELHPENIIAVKQAQELGVKVIIATGRSPQSSYKFARELGLYETSEHMVCFNGAYVINLRTGELLVDKEIASGTIKQIINLAKNYKVAFWGYSVDGNIGYILKKTFKIWLIQKLNHRKIVKVNENSDVRMYKILLLGKSKRINNLALELEKLQIAEIAVSDKGKSRMIEVNELNINKASGVKHLAKMWNINREEVMAIGNGMNDYKMVEWAGYGIAMKDSEKPLLAIANDITDTHNNDGVSKAIHKYILDFLQN; translated from the coding sequence GTGAAAAATATAAAATTAGAAAAGATAAATGGTGTTATAATGAAAATTAAGTTAGTTGCTTTAGATTTAGATAAAACATTATTGAAAAATCATTTTGAGTTACATCCAGAAAATATTATTGCTGTGAAGCAAGCACAAGAACTTGGTGTTAAAGTAATTATTGCTACAGGCCGTTCACCGCAATCTAGTTATAAATTTGCTCGCGAATTAGGTTTATATGAAACTAGTGAGCATATGGTATGTTTTAATGGTGCCTATGTTATTAATTTAAGAACTGGTGAGTTATTAGTTGATAAAGAAATAGCATCAGGTACTATTAAGCAAATTATTAATTTAGCTAAAAATTATAAAGTTGCTTTTTGAGGTTATAGTGTTGATGGTAATATTGGTTATATTTTAAAGAAAACTTTTAAAATTTGATTAATTCAAAAGTTAAATCATCGCAAAATTGTTAAAGTTAATGAAAATTCTGATGTTAGAATGTATAAAATTTTATTATTAGGTAAGAGTAAAAGAATTAATAATTTAGCGCTAGAATTAGAAAAGTTACAAATTGCTGAAATTGCAGTTTCTGATAAGGGAAAATCTAGGATGATTGAGGTTAATGAATTAAATATTAATAAAGCAAGTGGAGTTAAACATTTAGCTAAGATGTGAAATATTAATCGTGAAGAAGTTATGGCGATTGGTAATGGAATGAATGACTATAAAATGGTTGAATGAGCTGGTTATGGAATTGCAATGAAAGATAGTGAAAAACCATTATTAGCAATTGCTAATGATATTACTGATACTCATAATAATGATGGCGTTAGTAAAGCAATTCATAAATATATATTAGACTTCTTGCAAAATTAA